From the genome of uncultured Fusobacterium sp.:
AGGTAGAACTTATATTTATGTTTATGATAAGAAGCAATAAAAGTTTTTCTAATTTGATAACAATGTTAGAATAAATTAGAATGTGTTAAAAAGAAATATGTCACAGGTGAGAAAATGAAATTTCAAGAAAGGCTTAATGTGAAATTAAAAGATACATTAACAGTTGAATTGAAAAAAGAGTAGTTATATTTGTTAATATTTGTGTTGGAACTATTTAAACAGGGATTAATGATAAAATAAAAAAAATAGGTGCTAATTATGTTTAGCATCTGTTAATTCTAAAATAAAATTACACTATAAACTTGGATGTATAATATAATGTCTAAATTTATCATATACTTGACTAAGTCAAGTATATGATAAAATATTGAAGTTGTCAAGATTTAAATTATAAAATTACAGTGTTATTGCTAATCAAGTGCTGAAAATAGAGGTTCAACGTTTATAAAAATAATTTTTAAATTCGTGATAAAGGGAGCTAATAATTAATAATTAACCATGATGAGAATAGGTGGAAAAAATAAAAGGATAAAATATATTATAAAATTCAAAATAATTATGGTATAATAATGGGTTTACATTTTTGGAAAATATGTTATAATGTAAAAGCATTTAATAGAAGAATTAGTACCATTTGATACCATTTAATATAGATTAATACCAGTTAGTAAAAGTTGAAAATATATTAGGACAAAATTTTTTGCTAAGGTGTAATGATTAGTTAGAGGAAATTTTTGTGGCAATTACTATGGGAAAATCATTACAAATGCTTTGAGAGAAGTTTAAACACGGTAAAAACCGTGTTTTTTTATATAAAAAATTAAAGAATAGTTTTAATATGGAGGTTATTCTTGAATTAATAAAAGAAAAGGCTAAGAATAAGAATTTAGTTATTATAACAGGGGTTGGAAAAATATATCCAATAGTTAGAAGTCATGCACTTCTTAATAATTTACAAAATCTATTTAATGAAACAAAGGTGATACTATTTTTCCCTGGAGAGTATACAACAACAGATTTGAGACTTTTTGGATTTAAGGATAATAACTATTATAGAGCATTTAAATTATAAGAATTAACCACTTCAATTTTACTGGAGTGGTTTTTATTTTAGAAAAATATAGTCAAGAGATGATAAATTCATTATTATACTATGTTGTGAGAGATTTTTAAAATCGTAAAAATAAAAAGTGTATCAATATAACGTTTTTTATGATAAAATAAGATATATAAAAAACATTTTTTAAGAGGTGAGCAAAAGATGAAGAGAAAAATAGAAGAAAAATTAATTGAATGGAAAAATAGAGAAAATCACAAACCTCTTATAATAGATGGTGCAAGGCAGATAGGAAAAACTTATATAGCTTTTTCTTTTGGAAAAGAAAATTATAAGAATAGTGTTTATTTTAACTTTGAGAACTCAAAGGATCTAAATAGAATCTTTGAAAAGGATTTGAATCCTGAAAGAATTATAAGAGAGCTTTCAGTATTTTCAGGAAGTACTATTTTAGAAAAGGAAACACTTATTATTTTTGATGAGATACAAGCTAGTGAAAAAGCATTAACTTCTTTAAAATATTTTTATGAAGAAAAGCCTAATTATGATATTATATGTGCAGGAAGCCTTTTAGGAGTGGCACTAAATAGAGAAAGCTATTCTTTTCCAGTAGGGAAAGTAGAATTATTAAGAATGTATCCTATGGATTTTGAAGAGTTTTTATGGGCTTTAAATGAAATAGAACTTTCTAAAATGATAAGAGAACATTTTAATAGTAATGAGGCTTTTTCTTTACATGATAAAGCTATGGAATATTATAAGAAATACCTTGTTATAGGTGGAATGCCAAGGGTTATCTTAGATTATATAGAAACAGAAAATTTTGATTTTGTTTATTCATCACAAAAAACTCTTAATGATTCATATATTGCAGATATGGCAAAATATGCAACACCTTATGAAACTGTAAAAATAATGAATACCTTTAATAGTATACCAGCTCAATTAGCAAAGGAAAATAAGAAATTTCAATATAAGGTTATTAAATCTGGAGCAAGGGCAAATGAGTATGAAGTTCCTATTGAATGGCTTGTATCTTCTGGAGTAATTAATAAATGTGTTAAAGTAACAGAGGGAAAATTACCATTAAAAGCTTATTCAGAGCCTTCATCGTTTAAAATATATTTAGCTGATACAGGGTTATTATGTTCAAAATTTGAGATACCTGCTAATATAATTTTATATGGAAATGATACTTTTGTAGAGTTTAGAGGGGCATTAACTGAGAATTATGTCTGTTCAGCTTTAGCTATGAATAACTATGCCTCTTATTATTTTGAGAAAAATCAAACTTTAGAAATAGATTTTGTAATTCAAGATAAAGAGGGAAATATTATTCCAGTAGAGGTAAAAAGTGCTGAGCATGTTAGAGCCACAAGTCTTAATAACTATATAAAAAGATATTCTCCTAAATACTCAATAAGAGTTTCAGGAAAAAATTTTGGATTTGAAAATGGAATAAAGAGTGTTCCTCTATATGCTGTGTTCTGTATTTAATTTTATAAGATAGTAAAGCAATAACAGAGAAATATATGGTATAATGTATATAAATCAAAAGAAAGAGAGGTGTAGATATGAAGAAAATTCCTATTGGGATAGAAGATTTTAAAATGTTAATATCAGATGATTACTTCTATATTGATAAGACTAAATTTATTGAAGAAATAATGAATGATGGAGCTTTAGTTAAACTTTTCACTCGCCCAAGAAGATTTGGAAAAACTCTTAATATGTCTATGCTAAAATACTTTTTTGATATAAGAAAAGCAGAAGAGAATGAAAAGTTATTTGACAGTTTATATATAAAAAAATCTCCTGTATTTGTAGAGCAGGGAAAATATCCTGTAATTTTTATTAGTTTGAAAGGTTTAATAGGAGATACTTTAGAAAAACTTATAGATAGCTTAAAAATTAAGATTTCTAAGTTATTTGCTGAATACAGAGATTTAATAGAAAAATTAGATAAATTTGATACTGCTTTATTTGAAAAAATGATATTAAGGGAAGATATAAGTGAAGCGGAACTTAGTGAAGCTTTGCTGACATTAACAGACATACTATGTAGATACTATAAAAAGCAGGTAATAGTTTTAATAGATGAGTATGATGCTCCATTAACTTATGCTTACGGACATGGTTACTATAAAGAAGCAGTAGAGTTTTTTAAAACTTTATATAGTAATGTTTTAAAAACTAATTCAAATCTTAAAATGGGAGTTCTTACAGGAGCAATAAGGGTTGCTCAAGCAGGGATATTCTCTGATCTCAATAATATTGAAACTCATACAATACTTGATGAAGCTTATGATGAATATTTTGGGCTTTTGGAAAATGAAGTTGAAAATGCTTTAATAGAATATAAAGCCGAAGATAAATTAGAAGATGTTAAGTCATGGTATGATGGCTATAAATTTGGAAATATGGAAGTATACAATCCTTGGAGTATTTTAAAATATGTAAAATATAAAAAATTAGATGCTTATTGGATAAACACTTCAGGAAATGCTTTAATTAAAGAATTATTACTTCTTTCAGATGGAACAGTTTTTAAAGACTTGGATGATTTAGTAAAAGGGCAGGAAAAAATTATATATGTTAATGAAAATATAGCTTTAGGAAATAATTTAGACCCTAATAGGCTTTGGGAGCTTATGTTATTTTCAGGATATCTAACTGTAAAAGAAAAAATGAATAATGAAGCATATTTAGTAAAAATTCCTAACAAAGAAATTCAATCATTTTTTAAAGGACTTTTTGCTGAAATAGTATTTAAAGAGAAAAGTAATATAACAAGTATGAAAGCAGCTTTAGAAAGTAAAGATATAAATACTATTGTAAGAATTTTAGAAAAGGTTGTACTTAATGCAATGAGTTTTTATGATACAAGTAAAAAACTTGAAAATCCGTATCAAACATTACTTGCAGGATTTTTCTATGCCTTAGATGCTTATTATGAAATGAAATCAAATTCAGAAACAGGATATGGTAGAGCCGATATAGTATTAATACCAAGAAATAGAAAATGGTCAGGCTATATATTTGAGTTGAAAAGAGCCAAAACACAAAATCTTGAGAAAGAGGCGTCAAAGGCTCTTGAGCAGATAGAAGAAAAGAAATATGATACTTTACTAATAAATGAAGGAATAAAAGATATAATAAAAATAGGTTTGGTTTTTGATGGGAAGAAAGCAGTGGCTTATTATTAAAAAAATTTTTAGAAGGTGTTTTATATGAATATGCTGAAAAGTAATTGCCAAATGTATAAAATTAATAAAATTTACACAAGAAAGGATATTGGAGAAATATTAGGCACTTCTACAAAAGGAGGAAATTGGGCAACTGGTTATACTACTTTCAATGATGAACTATATATTTTTACAACTATTGACGGAGCAGGAAGAACAGGGCATAATTATCATAATAAATTTCTAGAAAATGACATTTTAGAATGGCATGGTAAAATGAATAGTCATGTAAATCAACCTCTTATAAAAAGAATAATAAATAACGATATAAAAGTATATATTTTTATAAGATATAATGATAAACCTCAATTTACTTATATAGGATTAGGAAGATGTATTAAATATTTTGATGAAAGTCCAGTAAGAATATATTTCGATTATGAAAAAAGAAATTTAGAATTATTAGAAATGGAAAACATTGAAAAAATAGAGGACTTAGAAAAAATTTCTATTACAGAGAAAGAAAGCATTATAAAGAGTAGAATAGGACATTCCAAATTAAAAGAACTTCTATTAAATAATATAAAGGAGTGTCAACTATGTAATATAAAAAAAGAAGAATTATTAATAGCTAGTCATATTAAACCATGGAGCAAATCAAATTCACAAGAGAGATTAGATTTAAATAATGTTTTATTATTGTGTCCTCTTCACGATTCTTTATTTGATAAAGGTTTTATATCTTTTAGTGATGATGGAAAGATTATCATTTCCAATGTTTTAAGTGAAAAAGATATATTAAGCTTAAATCTTAGTGAGGATTTAAGAATAAATTTAAAAGAGGAACAAAAGAAATATATGAAATATCATAGAGAAAACATTTTAAAAATTGGATAAAAAGTAAAAACTTACTATGTAGATATCTGTAAAAAATGTATAAATTTGTGTAGGGATTCTGACATAGGTAACAAAAAGGTAACAAAGACATTTGACTCAAAAACTTAAACTCTTTAAAAATGATAAGTTAGATAAAAAAATCGGAAGAAGTTTCTGTTTACTCAGAAAAATAATAGCATTTAATGAATTTTAGAGAAGCCAAAATGGGCTTCTCTTTTTTTTCTCAAAAAATAAAATTTACCTAAGATTTACAAAAAATATATACTTATTTTACTCCTGTTATAGATAATGTTCTTGAAAACTTTTTGAGGAGGATATATCTTATGATAAGGACTAAAATTAGTTTAATTTCTACTCTTGTATTTTTTCTAGCATTTACTTTTTCATATGCAATAAAAGATGGTGAGTACTACAAATTAACAATTTTGCACACAAATGATATTCATGGGAATCTTGAGAACCTGCCAGAGTATTCAACTATTATTAATCAAGAACGTAAAAATATTGAGAACCTATTGATTCTTGAGGGTGGAGATCTTTTTGCTAGAGGGGAATTTAGTATATTTAATGGAATACCTGAAATGAAAATTCTTAACACAATTGGTTATGATGCTTGGGTTTTAGGAAATAATGATTTTAGAAAACCTATAAATAAGAAATTACCTGAAGATGATAAAACTTTAAATAATCTTATTAAACTTTCAAAGCAACCAACTCTTTGTGCCAATGTTGTGTATAAAGAAAATGAAAAGCTATTAGCTGGAGTAAAACCATATATTATAAAAAAGATAAATGGAGTTAAAATAGGAATAATTGGTTTAACTTCAATGAAGCCTCAAGTGAGAGGATATGAGCCAGATAAAATATTTTTAGATGCAGAAAAAACTTTGAAGGAGCAGATTGCTAAGTTAGAAGGAAAAACAGACATAAATATAGTTTTATCTCACTGTGGACTTGCAGTAGATACTAAATTGGCTAATGTTGCAGGAGTTTCAGCAGTATTAGGAGCTGATGATCATTATCATATGTCTTCTCCTATCTATTGGGTATGGGGAAATGAAAAAAGTGTTCCAATAGTTCAGCATGGAGGAGAAGAGAAACATGTTTTAGGAAAACTTGAACTTGTTTTTCAAAAGAAAGATGGAAAGATGAAGTTAGTTAATTTCTCTGGAAGTGAATATGATATAAAGTTTGTTCAAGAAGATAAGAAAGTTAGAGAGATAATAGAGGAGTATAGAGAAAAATTAAGAAATATTCCTGTAATAAGAAAATCAGCATAGAGAGAAAAGTTAAAAAATTATATAAATGGACTGTGTGTAAAGTTTTAAGAGATTAAAATTTTATATACAGTTTTTTTATTGTGCTTATTATTATAATAAATTTTAATAGTTTATAAGTACTATTTTAAATCAAACTAGAATAAAATAGTTTAAAAAATTCTAAAAAAGTTTTATTTTCTTAATAAAAATGATTGACTAAT
Proteins encoded in this window:
- a CDS encoding AAA family ATPase; its protein translation is MKKIPIGIEDFKMLISDDYFYIDKTKFIEEIMNDGALVKLFTRPRRFGKTLNMSMLKYFFDIRKAEENEKLFDSLYIKKSPVFVEQGKYPVIFISLKGLIGDTLEKLIDSLKIKISKLFAEYRDLIEKLDKFDTALFEKMILREDISEAELSEALLTLTDILCRYYKKQVIVLIDEYDAPLTYAYGHGYYKEAVEFFKTLYSNVLKTNSNLKMGVLTGAIRVAQAGIFSDLNNIETHTILDEAYDEYFGLLENEVENALIEYKAEDKLEDVKSWYDGYKFGNMEVYNPWSILKYVKYKKLDAYWINTSGNALIKELLLLSDGTVFKDLDDLVKGQEKIIYVNENIALGNNLDPNRLWELMLFSGYLTVKEKMNNEAYLVKIPNKEIQSFFKGLFAEIVFKEKSNITSMKAALESKDINTIVRILEKVVLNAMSFYDTSKKLENPYQTLLAGFFYALDAYYEMKSNSETGYGRADIVLIPRNRKWSGYIFELKRAKTQNLEKEASKALEQIEEKKYDTLLINEGIKDIIKIGLVFDGKKAVAYY
- a CDS encoding metallophosphoesterase, which codes for MIRTKISLISTLVFFLAFTFSYAIKDGEYYKLTILHTNDIHGNLENLPEYSTIINQERKNIENLLILEGGDLFARGEFSIFNGIPEMKILNTIGYDAWVLGNNDFRKPINKKLPEDDKTLNNLIKLSKQPTLCANVVYKENEKLLAGVKPYIIKKINGVKIGIIGLTSMKPQVRGYEPDKIFLDAEKTLKEQIAKLEGKTDINIVLSHCGLAVDTKLANVAGVSAVLGADDHYHMSSPIYWVWGNEKSVPIVQHGGEEKHVLGKLELVFQKKDGKMKLVNFSGSEYDIKFVQEDKKVREIIEEYREKLRNIPVIRKSA
- a CDS encoding DUF3427 domain-containing protein; amino-acid sequence: MNMLKSNCQMYKINKIYTRKDIGEILGTSTKGGNWATGYTTFNDELYIFTTIDGAGRTGHNYHNKFLENDILEWHGKMNSHVNQPLIKRIINNDIKVYIFIRYNDKPQFTYIGLGRCIKYFDESPVRIYFDYEKRNLELLEMENIEKIEDLEKISITEKESIIKSRIGHSKLKELLLNNIKECQLCNIKKEELLIASHIKPWSKSNSQERLDLNNVLLLCPLHDSLFDKGFISFSDDGKIIISNVLSEKDILSLNLSEDLRINLKEEQKKYMKYHRENILKIG
- a CDS encoding ATP-binding protein, which codes for MKRKIEEKLIEWKNRENHKPLIIDGARQIGKTYIAFSFGKENYKNSVYFNFENSKDLNRIFEKDLNPERIIRELSVFSGSTILEKETLIIFDEIQASEKALTSLKYFYEEKPNYDIICAGSLLGVALNRESYSFPVGKVELLRMYPMDFEEFLWALNEIELSKMIREHFNSNEAFSLHDKAMEYYKKYLVIGGMPRVILDYIETENFDFVYSSQKTLNDSYIADMAKYATPYETVKIMNTFNSIPAQLAKENKKFQYKVIKSGARANEYEVPIEWLVSSGVINKCVKVTEGKLPLKAYSEPSSFKIYLADTGLLCSKFEIPANIILYGNDTFVEFRGALTENYVCSALAMNNYASYYFEKNQTLEIDFVIQDKEGNIIPVEVKSAEHVRATSLNNYIKRYSPKYSIRVSGKNFGFENGIKSVPLYAVFCI